The following coding sequences are from one Arachis hypogaea cultivar Tifrunner chromosome 7, arahy.Tifrunner.gnm2.J5K5, whole genome shotgun sequence window:
- the LOC140172925 gene encoding PR5-like receptor kinase: MTNLFCEKLEQGRYGIVYKGNLNDGSQVAVKILKKSKGSVEEFVNEVVTISRTSHVNIVSLWGFCYEMNKQTLIYEFMSNGSLDKYKYKHGRSSLSSLFSNLHWKELYNIVNSIAQGLDYLHERCNTKILYLDIKPQNVLLDEKFCPKIADFGLAKICKNNKSSRRTFSIRGTPGYIAPEMFNRRAYGGISCKSDVYSYGMLILEMMGAKDDPHIRRSHNSESYFPDWLYKDQDEDFIYYRSFAFDKDDKIIIQKILLVGLHCIQTDPSKRRARIRYAGFL, from the coding sequence ATGACAAATTTATTTTGTGAGAAATTGGAACAAGGAAGATATGGTATTGTATATAAAGGAAATTTAAATGATGGTAGTCAAGTGGCAGTGAAAATACTTAAAAAGTCAAAAGGAAGTGTGGAAGAATTCGTAAATGAAGTTGTTACTATCAGCAGAACATCTCATGTGAACATTGTTTCACTTTGGGGATTTTGTTACGAAATGAATAAACAAACCCTTATTTATGAATTTATGTCCAATGGCTCTTTggacaaatataaatataaacatgGACGTTCCTCTCTCAGTTCTCTCTTTTCTAATTTACATTGGAAAGAACTGTACAATATTGTAAATAGCATTGCTCAAGGATTAGACTACTTACATGAAAGAtgtaatacaaaaattttgtatctTGATATCAAACCTCAAAATGTGCTTCTTGATGAAAAGTTTTGTCCAAAAATTGCAGATTTTGGATTAgctaaaatatgcaaaaataataaaagtagtaGGCGAACATTTAGCATAAGAGGGACTCCGGGTTATATTGCACCAGAAATGTTTAATCGACGAGCATATGGTGGAATTTCTTGCAAGTCAGATGTGTATAGTTATGGAATGTTAATTCTTGAAATGATGGGGGCAAAAGATGATCCACATATTAGAAGATCTCATAATAGTGAATCCTACTTTCCTGATTGGCTTTATAAGGATCAAGATGAAGATTTTATTTATTACAGAAGTTTTGCTTTCGATAAAGatgataaaattataatacaaaagATTTTGTTAGTGGGCTTACACTGTATTCAAACGGATCCATCAAAAAGACGGGCAAGGATTCGGTATGCCGGTTTCCTTTGA